The genomic stretch CAGCGATCTTCACCATACTATCACCACAACGCCGGGAGCGATCTCATCAGTTCCAGCCGCTCAATTGGACTCGGCTTCTTCCCAATACAAGAGACATCCGCAATTGTCGCAGGTATTGATACGGTCGTTTCGTTTGATCTCCTGGATCTTCTTTGGCGTCAGTGCCTTGTAACAGGAACCACAGGCCCGTTTGCGCACCATGACCACTACCTGTCCCCCTTTGCCGCGCCGCACCCGTTCGTACGCCGCCAGGGTCGGTTTGGGTACGCCGGAAACGATCTGCTGCCGGTCCCCTTCCTTGGAGGCGACCTTCTCGCCGATAGAGTCTATTTTCTCCTGAAGGATCCCCAGCTGCCGAGTGTTGTTCTCCTGTACCTGGGCGTGACGCTCCCGTAGCACCGTGAGCTCCTTCTCCATAGTGCCGAGTGATTCGATCGTCTCGAGAAGCTCCGTTTCGCTCGCCGAAATAGCGGACTTGATGGCGTCGATTTCGGCCACCAAGGCGTCGTATTCCTTGTTGGTTTTGATGGACATCATCTGCTGCTGATACTTCGCCAGCTCCTGTTCCTTGGTCTTGATCTCCAGTTCCAGCGTTTTCTGCCGCAGCCTGGCCCCTTCGAACCGCTCGGATGTCTCTGCGAGCTTGTTCCCGGCCTCTTTAAGTTCCCTGTGCAGGTTCTCCATCATGTCGGGCAGATACTCTTTGGACCGCTCCAACTCACCAAGATCGTAGTCTATCATTTGAAGTTTCAGCAGCACCTCGATTTCGTTCTGCATCGACACCTCCTTGGGGCGTGTATCCATCATCGCAGTAAAAAAAACGCATTCCCTGGTGCTACCAGGCGAATGCGCTTAAGGCTCCTCGATGTCGGGCGAACCGGGCCGTTTTCAACGGACACATCCGGTCACCCCCATGGCATTTGTTCTTGTCGTACTCACTCATCTCACAAACTGGGCAATACTGGACTCGAACCAGTGACCTCTCGGATGTGAACCGAACGCTCTAACCAGCTGAGCTAATTGCCCGTGCCGTACCCTCAACTATGGGCCCTGCTGGGCTCGAACCAGCGACCCGCTGATTATGAGTCAGCTGCTCTAACCAACTGAGCTAAGGGCCCAGCGAAGCCGAGTTTTTTATTTTATTACAATTCCACCTATTGGTCAAGAGATTATTTTACTCTATTTCGCGCCTCTCCTGTAACCGAACCTCTTGCATGCTAATACCTTCGCAGACGCAGGGGCACGTTTCTCAGAACCCCGATAAAGCTTGACAAGACTCGAGGTAGGCGGATATTAGAACTGTCGCTGCAGATAGCGGCGGGTACCTAAGCACGGGTCCAAATACCGGGTTGAGACGAGGCCCGGGGCGTCAGGACAAAGCCATAGAGCTATAGTAATCCCGTTTTCGGGAGCGCCAATCTCAATTGTGACAGGTCCCGCCGCTTTTTCTTGCCCAATTCATTCGCGCGGCACCGCCTTTTGCATCGCTCCGTCATTCCCTTGGATAACCAATCGGCATAATCAGCAGTCCGGCCTCCGAAGAGCCATTGAGGTCCAACACCCGATTTACCTCATCATCGAGGAATGCCCCAATCGCCACCGTGCCCAGTCCGAGTGTCGTGGCTTGGAGATAGAGCGTCTGACAGACTTCGCCTGCTTCCATGTAGACATACCGATACCCGCGGTCGGCATACTTGTGGGTGGTTCGATCAAATCGGGCTGTGATCACAACAGCTGCCGGCGCATTATCAAGCGCTTCCTGTCCAAGCGCCGCCTGGCGCAATCGTTCCGAAAAATCCCCTTTCTTGATCTCCTCAAGACTGGTATTCCGAACCTGGAAATGGTAAATACCTGAATCAAGCCCGGTCACACTGTTTGCGACGAGATACAGTTCTATTGGGTACAGGGCACCTGCCGAGGGGACTCCACGGTGACTCGTCCCACCCCGATTCTGGGTAATGCCGTTGGCTGAGTGAAGCAGTCGTGCTATCTGTTCTAGCGTGATAGCCTTGGTCTCGAACTGCCGTACGGATCTCCGTTTGGCCACTGCTTCCTCAAACGAGAGGGTGCCGACCGCAGGAGGTGGCAGCGCAATCTTCCGAGCGCCGGGATATGTTTTATACAAGGGAACTTCGGTCCCCGTACTGATCTCCTTCCCTTTCAAACCCTTGGCGTCGTAGCTGGTCTCGAAATGAAATCTTGGTCCGATCGTTCTCACGTTCTCCTCCGGTTGCAGGCTTCCGGCCGCCACAGCCAGACATACCGACAAAGCTCGAATTATGCTTACTGACATATCACCTCCGTACGCAACAGGTCTTCTGAACCTCAGTTCATGATTATAATGGTTACCTGAGTCCTGTTTCGCAAGGACAGCAATCATAATTGGAAAGTGATTGGGAGCTTATGGAAGGGCAGATGGGGCGTACGACACAAACTCAGACAGCCGTCTCAAGCTCGACATCAAACCAGACCAGCGACCAGACGACCGTCAGGATCGCCTTCATGTCGGCCGCCCAGGCAGCTCCGAGGATATAGAGAAACAGCGCCAGTGAGACGCCAAAGAACATCTTGACCGCGCCCTTCTTGATATGAAGGAGCGCCAGATTGAAAATGCCGATCCCCACAAACAGAACGATAAGCGCCGGTGCCAGAATCTGAGTCAGCCAACTCCAGAAGATAGTCAGGTTTTTCTCCGACCCGAGCTGCGTCGTGTCAGGCAGGTTTAACAGATAGAAGAAGTGGGTGCAGAAAAAGAAAACTGATAGCACCAGATACAGGAACCCCTCCATCCGATCATCCTTAAGCTCCCGAAGCCCTACCATGCCGAAAAACAGGGCACCGGCAATCAACGCGGACAGGTAGATTGCCTGTGTCTGCTCGAAGATTATCGTCAGTTCATTTTCCATTTTCTGTCACCTCTACCCCACATAGCGAAAACGGCGTGCCCGATTCGGGTGATTCGAGTTCGGTCACTTAACTCCTTGCAGCAATTAGAATTATACGGAAGACGGTAGAGTCGGTGACTCCATTTTGAGTGCAACCAGTTTGTACTCCTATGCAACGGGAATCACTGCCCGGCTATCCGGGAATCGACGTCAACGGTCCCGTTGAAAAAAATGGTGAAAATCGACAAGGGCAGTTATATTAAGGCGGAGGTGGTCAGTATGACCTCAATTGATGCCATTATCAACCGGCAGATTCTCAAGTGGGAACTTGAGAAACGAAAAGCCGAAGAGCAAAAGCAAGCCGAGAAGGCTCCCGCTCCCATTATCACTATCAGCAGGCAGACTGGAAGCCGTGGCTCCTATTTTGGATCGCGCCTGGCGCAAAAACTCAACTATCAGCGCCTGCACCGTGAACTCATCGATGTCATCTGCCAGTCATCGGGCTACTACAAACGGATTGTGGAATCACTCGATGACCACGCCCGGAGTGCGCTTGATGCGTTGGCGGACGGCATTATCACGGGCCAACAGGTGGATCACAGCGATTATGTCCGGTATCTCTGCAAAGTGGTGATTTCGATGTCCCACCTTGGCGGTGTGATTGTCATGGGGCGCGGCGCGAATTTCATTCTGGGTCCGGAGCGGGGGTTTCACATTCGCGTGGTCTGCCCTAAGAAATGCCGGGTCGAAAATCTCCTCAAGTTCAAAGAGATGAACGAAAGGGATGCCCTTAAAGAAATTGAGAGCTCCGATGCCTCTCGCCGGGATTTCATTCATCGCGTATTCAAGGCGGATATCGATGATCCCACGCACTATGATCTCGTCCTCAACACTTCTCTGGTGGACGTCGAGGACTTGGTAGACGTAACGGTGCTGGCGCTGAACGCGAAGATGAATAAGATGAAGAATCGTGGATCAGAATCTGACTGAATTGAGATCGGGTGCGTAGGTCGAGGTTTCGCTCGGCAAATTGGTGCACAGTTCTATTGATGCAAGACTTTCTATATTTATAAACTCCGACGGGTAGATTGACTCGGAGAGCGAAACCCGACATTCACGATTCGAACAATCAGAACAGCCCCGTCCTCAACATCACCAGCGTGCACGCTTGCACCACTTCGATACCGGCCGCCTGCAGCTTCTCTGAAAGCTCGTAGTTCTCCGCCCCCGGATTGAAAATCACCCGCCGAGGTTTGAGCTTCAGAATTCGGTCAAGCTCCCCCTTCGATATTTCCGGCCCGACATACATGGTCAGCGTATCGACCGGCTCTTTGATCTCATCAAGCGACTTGAGCGACACCTGTCCCTCAACTACGTGTCCCGATGGATGCACCGGGATCGGCTGATGACCGTATTCTTTGAGTA from Candidatus Zixiibacteriota bacterium encodes the following:
- a CDS encoding SagB/ThcOx family dehydrogenase, with translation MSVSIIRALSVCLAVAAGSLQPEENVRTIGPRFHFETSYDAKGLKGKEISTGTEVPLYKTYPGARKIALPPPAVGTLSFEEAVAKRRSVRQFETKAITLEQIARLLHSANGITQNRGGTSHRGVPSAGALYPIELYLVANSVTGLDSGIYHFQVRNTSLEEIKKGDFSERLRQAALGQEALDNAPAAVVITARFDRTTHKYADRGYRYVYMEAGEVCQTLYLQATTLGLGTVAIGAFLDDEVNRVLDLNGSSEAGLLIMPIGYPRE
- a CDS encoding cytidylate kinase-like family protein produces the protein MTSIDAIINRQILKWELEKRKAEEQKQAEKAPAPIITISRQTGSRGSYFGSRLAQKLNYQRLHRELIDVICQSSGYYKRIVESLDDHARSALDALADGIITGQQVDHSDYVRYLCKVVISMSHLGGVIVMGRGANFILGPERGFHIRVVCPKKCRVENLLKFKEMNERDALKEIESSDASRRDFIHRVFKADIDDPTHYDLVLNTSLVDVEDLVDVTVLALNAKMNKMKNRGSESD
- a CDS encoding CoA-binding protein, with translation MPKAKPHSRVAVLGASPKEDRYSYKAMVLLKEYGHQPIPVHPSGHVVEGQVSLKSLDEIKEPVDTLTMYVGPEISKGELDRILKLKPRRVIFNPGAENYELSEKLQAAGIEVVQACTLVMLRTGLF